The Xanthomonas sp. DAR 80977 nucleotide sequence GGCGGTGTGGGGCGCGCACGAAGGCTCGCTGCTGCTGTGGACGCTGATCCTGGCGCTGTGGACCGGCGCGGTGGCGCTGTGCTCGCGCAGCCTGCCGGCGCCGGTGATGGCGCGGGTGATCGGCACGCTGGCGCTGGTCAGCCTGGGCTTCCTGGCGTTCCTGCTGTTCACCTCCAACCCGTTCGCGCGGCTGCTGCCGGCGCCGCTGGAAGGCCGCGACCTCAACCCGCTGCTGCAGGACCCGGGCCTGGTGATCCACCCGCCGCTGCTGTACGCCGGCTACGTCGGCTTCGCGGTGCCGTTCGCGTTCGCCATCGCCGCGCTGCTCGACGGCCAGGTCGACGCGCGCTGGCTGCGCTGGACGCGGCCGTGGACCAACGTGGCCTGGGGCTTCCTGACCATCGGCATCGCCCTGGGCAGCTGGTGGGCGTACTACGAGCTGGGCTGGGGCGGCTGGTGGTTCTGGGATCCGGTGGAGAACGCCAGCTTCATGCCGTGGCTGGCCGGCGCGGCGCTGCTGCATTCGCAGGCGGTGACCGAGAAGCGCGGCAGCTTCGCCGCATGGACGCTGCTGCTGGCGATCGCCGCGTTCTCGCTGTCGCTGCTGGGCACCTTCCTGGTGCGCTCGGGCGTGCTGACCAGCGTGCACTCGTTCGCCGCCGATCCCGGCCGCGGCCTGTTCATCCTGGTGTTCCTGAGCCTGGTCTGCGGCGGCGCGCTGCTGCTGTACGCGCTGCGCGGCGGCCGCATCGGCGCCAGCGCCGGCGACGAACGCCAACGCTTCGCCGCGTCCTCGCGCGAGACCCTGCTGCTGGCCAACAACCTGCTGCTGACCTGCGCCTGCGCGATGGTGCTGCTGGGCACGCTGTATCCGCTGCTGGCCGACGCACTCGGACTGGGCAAGCTGTCGGTCGGCCCGCCCTACTTCGGCACCCTGTTCGTGGTGCTGATGGCGCCGCTGGTGGCGCTGCTGCCGTTCGGGCCGCTGACCCGCTGGCAGCGCGAACAGCCGTCGCGGCCGCTGGCGCTGCTGGCGCCATGGGCGGGCCTTGCCCTGCTGGCCGGCGTGCTCGGCTTCTTCCTGGCCCCGCAGGGACCGTGGAAGACCGCCGCCGGCGTGGCCGGCGCGGCCTGGGTGCTGCTCGGCACCGCGCGTTTCGTGTGGAGCCGCGTGCAGCTCAAGGGCAGCCGCTTCACCGCCGAGATGCTGGGCATGACCCTGGCCCACGCCGGCATCGCGGTGTTCCTGACCGGCGCGCTGCTGGTCGAGGCGCTGGACCAGCAGCGCGAAGTGGCGCTGGCGCCGGGGCAGAGCCTGCAGATGGGCCGCTACCGGTTCGAGTTCCAGAGCCTGCAGCAGACCCGCGGCCCCAACTACGTGTCCGACCGCGCGCACGTGCAGGTGCTGCGCGACGACCGCCCGCTGGCGCTGCTGCATCCCGAAAAGCGCGTCTATGCCAGCGGCGGCCAGAGCCTGAGCGAGGCCGGCATCCACCCCGGCCTGTTCGGCGACGTCTATATCGCCCTGGGCGAACCGCTGGGCGGCAACGCCTGGGCGATGCGCCTGCATGTCAAACCGTTCGTTCGCTGGATCTGGCTGGGCGCGGCGCTGATGGCGCTGGGCGGCTTCGTCACCGCCGGCGACCGGCGCTTCCGTCGTTCCCCGGAGAAAGCCTGATGTCCGCCCCCGCTCCCCGCCGCCTGCCGCTGCCCGCCATCGTGCTCGGCACGCTGTTCTTCCTCGGCCTGCTGGCGCTGATGTTCTATGCGGTGCAGCGGTCCGGGGTGGCCGATCGCGATGCGCTGCCGTCGGCGCTGATCGGCAAGCCGGCGCCGGCGTTCGAGCTGCCGGTGCTGCACGACGCGTCGATCCGCGTGCGCAGCGCCGAGCTGCGCGGCGCGCCGTACGTGCTCAACGTGTGGGGCAGCTGGTGCGCCACCTGCCGCGAGGAACACCCGGTGCTGACCCGCTTCGCGCTGACCAAGCGCGTGCGGGTGATCGGCTACGACTGGAAGGACACCCGCGAAGACGCGCTGCACTGGCTGGAACAGCTGGGCAACCCGTTCTTCGTGGTGCTGTTCGATCCGGACGGCCGCACCGCGATCGACTGGGGCGTGGCCGCGGCGCCGGAAACCTTCCTGGTCGATGCGCGCGGCGTGGTGCGCTGGAAGCATTCCGGCGCGTTGACCGACCAGATCGTGCAGGACGAATTGCTGCCGGCACTGCTGCAGGCCGAACGCGATGCGCCGACCGCCAGACAGGGCCGGGCCGCACCGTGATGCGTCGCTGGCGCGCGCCGCTGCTGCTCCTGCTGCTGGCATGCGCCGGCCCGCTGGGCGCGCAGCCGGTGGCCGACCCGACCCCGCCGGCCTATCGCTCGGCGGCCGAGGAGGCGCGTTTCCATGCGCTGACCGCCGAACTGCGCTGCGTGCAGTGCCAGAACCAGTCGCTGGCCGACTCGCATGCGCAGATCGCGCTGGACCTGCGCCGCGAAGTGCTGCAACTGATGCAGCAGGGGCATTCGGACGCGGAGATCAAGCGCTTCCTGGTCGACCGCTACGGCGAGTTCGTGCTGTACCGGCCGCAGGTGGAATCGCGCACCTGGCTGCTGTGGTTCGGCCCGCTGGCGCTGCTCGGCGCCGGCGCGCTGGTCCTGGTCCGGATCGTGCGCCGCCGCGCGCCGGCCGACGCTGCGCCGCCGGCGCAGGACGAACAGGAATGGTGAGGCGATGCTGAGCTGGGGCATGCATGCACTGGCCGCGGGGCTGGCAGCGCTGCT carries:
- a CDS encoding cytochrome c-type biogenesis protein, with the protein product MMRRWRAPLLLLLLACAGPLGAQPVADPTPPAYRSAAEEARFHALTAELRCVQCQNQSLADSHAQIALDLRREVLQLMQQGHSDAEIKRFLVDRYGEFVLYRPQVESRTWLLWFGPLALLGAGALVLVRIVRRRAPADAAPPAQDEQEW
- a CDS encoding heme lyase CcmF/NrfE family subunit yields the protein MLPELGQILLILALLAALLQAVLPLAGAQRGDARWMAVARPAAFAQLALVAGAFVVLTHAFLVQDFSVAYVAENSNSLLPLMYRYSAVWGAHEGSLLLWTLILALWTGAVALCSRSLPAPVMARVIGTLALVSLGFLAFLLFTSNPFARLLPAPLEGRDLNPLLQDPGLVIHPPLLYAGYVGFAVPFAFAIAALLDGQVDARWLRWTRPWTNVAWGFLTIGIALGSWWAYYELGWGGWWFWDPVENASFMPWLAGAALLHSQAVTEKRGSFAAWTLLLAIAAFSLSLLGTFLVRSGVLTSVHSFAADPGRGLFILVFLSLVCGGALLLYALRGGRIGASAGDERQRFAASSRETLLLANNLLLTCACAMVLLGTLYPLLADALGLGKLSVGPPYFGTLFVVLMAPLVALLPFGPLTRWQREQPSRPLALLAPWAGLALLAGVLGFFLAPQGPWKTAAGVAGAAWVLLGTARFVWSRVQLKGSRFTAEMLGMTLAHAGIAVFLTGALLVEALDQQREVALAPGQSLQMGRYRFEFQSLQQTRGPNYVSDRAHVQVLRDDRPLALLHPEKRVYASGGQSLSEAGIHPGLFGDVYIALGEPLGGNAWAMRLHVKPFVRWIWLGAALMALGGFVTAGDRRFRRSPEKA
- a CDS encoding DsbE family thiol:disulfide interchange protein; translated protein: MSAPAPRRLPLPAIVLGTLFFLGLLALMFYAVQRSGVADRDALPSALIGKPAPAFELPVLHDASIRVRSAELRGAPYVLNVWGSWCATCREEHPVLTRFALTKRVRVIGYDWKDTREDALHWLEQLGNPFFVVLFDPDGRTAIDWGVAAAPETFLVDARGVVRWKHSGALTDQIVQDELLPALLQAERDAPTARQGRAAP